A portion of the Cryptomeria japonica chromosome 5, Sugi_1.0, whole genome shotgun sequence genome contains these proteins:
- the LOC131876197 gene encoding uncharacterized mitochondrial protein AtMg00810-like gives MSKPSSNEKDSNAEDSNAEDSNAETRIPQYTPSRIITKRHPQNQVIGNMDIGILTRRRAKTTKQAQIAEHCCLMDVKTAFLNGYLGEEVYMEQPEGNDILVIEVYVDDIIFGCNNDSLSKKFSKIMESEFEMSMLDELTFFLGLQVMQLKQGIFLSQTKYAKEMLKKFNMTDCKPVTTPMETGCKLSMSDDSPEGTLEYGVWYPRTNDFTLVGITDSDWVGCIDDHKSTSGAAFFLGDCLVAWHNKKQDCVTLSTVESEYIAATACCT, from the exons atgagcAAACCAAGCTCTAATGAAAAGGATTCAAATGCAGAGGATTCAAATGCAGAAGATTCAAATGCAGAAACAAGAATTCCTCAATATACTCCTTCAAGGATTATTACAAAGAGACATCCTCAAAATCAGGTTATTGGTAACATGGACATAGGGATTTTGACCAGAAGAAGAGCAAAAACTACTAAACAAGCTCAAATTGCTGAGCACTGTTGTTTG atggatgtcaaaactgccTTTCTCAATGGCTATCTTGGTGAAGAAgtttatatggaacaaccagaag GTAATGACATTCTAGTTATTgaagtatatgtggatgacattatttttggctgCAATAATGATTCCTTGTCTAAAAAGTTTtctaaaatcatggaatctgaatttgaaatgtccatgttggaTGAATTAACCttcttccttggtcttcaagtaatgCAGCTTAAACAAGGCATTTTTCTGTCGCAAACTAAATATGCCAAAGAAATGCTTAAGAAGTTTAACATGACAGACTGCAAACCAGTTACCACTCCAATGgaaactggttgtaaattatctatgTCTGATGACTCACCTGAG ggTACTTTAGAATATGGTGTATGGTATCCTCGAACTAATGATTTCACTCTTGTTGGtatcactgattctgattgggttggCTGTATAGATGATCACAAGAGCACCAGTGGTGCTGCCTTCTTTCTAGGCGATTGTCTTGTTGCTTGGCACAACAAAAAACAAGATTGTGTTACTTTGTCCACTGTAGAatctgaatacattgctgctactGCATGTTGTACATAG